The genomic DNA TGTGAAGCGTATCTTTGCGGATGTTGGCTATTTTAGCGTGTAGCTTGGCTATTTTTAATTGGGCGCGCTTCCAATTGTTAGAACCAATTTTCTTATTTCGGTTTAACCATTGAAGTCGAGCAAGTCTTTTGAAGTAACAGCGATATGGCATCGGGCTATTGAAAGAAAAGCCCGTACTCAGATAAGCCAGGGTTTTGACTCCTAGATCGACCCCTACAACGTCTACTGATTTAAAAGTCGATTCTGGTTCGACTTCAATCTTGTAAGAAATATACCAACTGTCTGCTTTACGAGTTACAGTTACTGACTTAGGCTTATAACCATAAGGCAAACGTTCGTATGTCTTGACTACACCAATTTTCGGTAGCTGAACCTTGAAATGGTCAACTACTTTAATTGTGCCATCTAAGGTAAAGCTATCGTTGCGTCCTTTCTTTTTAAATCTCGGCGGTTTTGATACTTTCTTGAACGCTCTAGCCCATGCTTCTCTTAGCTGCTTTAAAGCAAATTGGGGCGCACACTTAGATGATTCGTAGTACCAAGGATACTCAGGTTTTACCATTGTCACCAACCATTTATGTAGATCGATAGCAGATGGAAACTTAATTTTTTCCTTTGGATTATCTCGATTGTTATCTAAGATTTGCTTGGTTAAGCGCAACCCCCAATTCCAAGCATGACGAGCCACACCAGCGTGTTTTGCCATTTGTGTTCGCTGCTTGTTATTAAGTTTGAGCTTAGTCTTGAATCCTAGTAACATAGTAATATTGTACAGCAATATTACAGCAGATGAAAAGACTAGATATAAGAATTTCAGATGAAGATAAAGCGGTCTTAGACGCATACTGTAAACAAAAAGAAATTACTCAATCTGATGCTGTTAGAACTTGGATTCGTGGCTTGAAGCGAAAGTTAAAAAAGGTGAGCAATGGTTAGCATTTAACTAACTGTTAACTAGCCCTTTTGGAGTAGGAATATCGCGCCCTAATTCTTGAGCGGTTTCAATCCATTCTTGTATCACCACCTCGGCATTAGTTACCGCTTCGACATAGGTTTGACCATCTGCCATACATCCAGGTAATTCTGGCACTTCCACGATAAAAGCTTGGTCTGACTCGCTCCAATAAATGATCAATTCGTATTTAACTGACATCGCTATACTTTCACTTCTAGATTTGATTCTTTAGCTAATAACTCATCACTTTGTCTAAACTCAGCTAGCAACCGATAAAAAGATTCAAACCCAATTTTTTCATCGTGACAAGAAAGCATGATTAACTTAGCCCAGGAAGTAACTGACTTGACCCCTAGCTTTTTTTGTAACCAAGGTTGAAATTCTTCATAAAACTTATTTTCAGCTTCGCTTAATTCAAGATCCATTTCGCTACGAGCAAATTCATAGCCAACAATAAACATAAATAAATCGCTGACTGAAGGACGACCGATATACATCCCTGGAGATTTTTCTATTTTCTGTAAGACTTCAAATAAATCGATCATAAAAATTTTCCTATTATCGTAAATTACAAAGAAGTTAATTCATCTATAACAAACTTATCGCTGCGAGAGTGAAAATCTTTTGTCCAAGCATCTCTCGATAAACCCTCTGTAGATAAATTGTCAAATACTAGCCCGTAGACCTCTACACCATAATGAGTACCATTTTCGGTAATCGATTCATTGCCTCCATAGCGATCGCTTATAATAAAAACTTCACTGCGTCTTTTGGTTCTCAATCTCAAGATTTTGCCCTCTATTCCATTATCTTGTAACCATTGCATAACCGAAGCAGCACAACGCGCGCATTCTAGAAGAGGGTAATCAGCAACAATTTGACTAACCTTTTGCCAGACTTCTTCTTTCGTCATTACCCCAACATCTTCTCTAGTGCATCGAGGTCAGAACTTATTTCTGCTTCGAGCGATCGCAGTTTACCTAAAATTACCTTGGGCGGTTCGTATTTCACTTCTTCATACTCAATCTCTTTGTAGCGGTTAATTGAAAGATCGTAGCCGTTATCCTTAATCTCTTTCTTAGGAACAAAAAACGCCTTGGATTTACGATTTGTCTTCTGCTTCGGATCGCGGTTGTGCCATTTATCCAGTAAATCGGGAATATCATTTTCTTCAATCGGCTGTCGTTTATCATCCAGGGATAACCCATCGGCTTTCATATCATAGAACCACACATAATCTGTACCGTCTTTTTCTACTCCAACCTTGGTAAAGATAATAACTGCCGTGGAAACTCCTGCATAGGGTTTAAATACCCCCGACGGCATAGAAATCACCCCATCTAGTTTATGATTCTCGATCAGAGTTTTACGGATCGATTTATGTGCATTGGAAGAACCAAACAAAACCCCATCGGGAACAATGACAGCCGAACGTCCCCCAATTTTTAGTAGTCGCAGGAATAGCGGTAAAAATAGTAGTTCGGTTTTAGTAGTAGAGATAACTTTGGTTAAGTCCTTGGCGATCGTCGATTTTTCTACCGAACCCTTAAACGGCGGGTTTGCCAGAATCATGGTGAAGGCTTCTTTTATTTCTGAATAAGCATCTGCCAGGGAATCTCTTGCCTCAATCTTAGGATCTTCAATCCCGTGCAGCATCAGGTTCATACTGCCAATTCGTAGCATCGTTCCGTCGAAATCAAACCCATGAAACATATCACTATTGAAATGCTCGCGGTTGCCTGGGGCATTTAAAACTAAATTGCCGTCGGAGTCTTTCAAGTCTCGTAAATACTCAGCAGCAGCCACTAAAAAACCACCCGTACCACAGGCAGGGTCACAAATAATTTCTCTTGCTCCTGGGTTCATCAAGTCCACGATCATCTTAATAATGTGGCGGGGGGTTCTAAACTGTCCGTTTGTTCCTGCGGTAGTGAGCTTGGAAAGCATATATTCGTAAAGGTCGCCCTTGGTATCGCGATCTTCCATCGGAATCTGCTCGATTTGCGTAACCACATTGGTTAACAGGGCAGGGTTGGCAATCAAAAACACCGCATCTTTCATGTGTCGGGCATAGGCGGTTTCTACTACTGTACCACCAAGGTTTTTAATAAAGGGGAAAGCCTCATCGCGGACGATCTTAAGCATTTCCTCGGCATCGGTGAGGTTCTTAAAATGCGACCAGCGCGATCGCTGTTGCTCTTCTGAGAAAATAGGATTCTCAACTGGCTGCCCTAGTCGCTGGGCTCTCCGTTCCTTGGCTAACTCCAGATCGTCGAGCCTTTTAATGAACAGCAAATAGGATATTTGTTCGATCACAGACAGGGGGTTGCTGATACCGTTATTCCAAAAAGTCGTCCAAAGTTTATCTACCTTGGATTTAATCTCACCTGTGATCATTGAAATAAACTCCTATTGTGTATAAGGGGATATGCCCCGTTGCGCTATTTTAGCCCCTGTCGTTCGCTGAAAGCTAGAAATGCTTAATCACTTAATCACTTAATTGCTTAATTGGTTGTCTAGATAAGTGCTTAAGAGTTCTTGCACTAAATCTGAGAAATCTCTGTCGGGCTTGTCTAGCAATAGTTTCTGAATTTGTAGGTAAGTATCTTTCTTGACATAAGCACCTACTTGTTTATAGGTCGGATCTGTTCTTTTACCAGTAGATTTACTTCTTTTAGGAGTATTGAGAGTATTAGTACTTGCCTCATCAATATCTTTTGTCTCAGCAGGACTAGTGACAGTAGATTCAATTTCTTCTACTTTCTCTACTTTATTCTTTTTAGCTTTAGCTCCTTTTAATACATCATCAAACATTAGAATAATTCCTCTATTTCTCTACCTACATCCTGATAATCTTTCCAAGCAATCTTAGATTTGCTATCGTTGACTTTATCAACTGAAACGCCTAATAGTGCTGCTTTCTTATACGCTTGAAACCTTCTAATTGAACTATCAAACAAAGGTAAGTCAGCTTTTAGTAATGACTTACGGGCTTCATCTCCATCTCGGTTTGGTTTAGGTGGCACTATGCTCAATAGAACTTTATAGCTATCACTGTTTAGCTTTTTTAGCGCCTCTACTGTCAGCATCATTGCCTCTAGACTAAGTACATCAGGTACACAAGGGAGAATTAATAAGTCGCAACCTTCAGCTAGAGTTTTTAAATCTTCCTCATTGGGACGGGCAGCAGTATCGATGATGATGTGGTCTGCATCTCTAGAATATTTAGCCGCGTGTCGTTCATCAGCTACAAGAAATGGTAGCTTGCCTCTTTCAGCCCAATTAGAAACACTACGGTTAGCATCTCCATCGAGTAACAGTACATTATTCTTTCCTTCCTGGGAGAAATAGGAGGCTAGGTGAATGGAGGTAGTACTTTTTCCTACCCCACCTTTAAATGAGGCTACAGTTACGATCATAGTTAATCAGTTAAGTGCTTAAGCGATTAATCGATTAGCCAAATAAGTAGTTATTTAATTAACTGCTTAAGTGATTATCTGACTTGTTATAGCCTCACTAACCATAAAGATCAAGTAGGCAGTTAAGTAATTAATCGATTAAGCGCTTAGTTAGTTACTATGTCATACCCTCCAAAGCTGTCTAATAAATCAATTGCGAGACAAACTGTCTACTAATAACCTGAAAAGAGATTTAGGAGACAGTATGTAGAGGGGGATTTTTGAGTCTATTAAGTTATAAAATAGGAGACACCTAAATTTAGTCATTCTATAGAGGAATATGTTTATTAAAAATTAATTATGCCAGTATTTTTCGATAAATTAGTCTTGTGTTACCGATAATTCTGCTTGTCTGTTATTTGAGATATTAAGATAAAAAAATAGCTACAACAGGACTCTGATTTTGCATATTAACCAATATACAAGAATGTTTGTCATTATTGATTCAGATCAGACAGATTAGCAGACTATATATTTTGTCTTATGCCTCAAGCTGGTGGAGAAGCAGATAAACTGGGTAATCGTTATGAAGCTCGCTGGACAATTCATTGCATGATTGATGTTATGGATGAACAAGCCGAGTCGATATACTTAGAACCTCCAGGAGAAGATGCTTTTGAATTCTTCATGTGGCGCAAAGGCAAGAAAGAGTATCATCAGGTTAAAAGGCAGAAAAGCAGCAGTGGTAACTGGTCATTAAAGTCTTTAGAAACAAATCAAATTAGCGTTCTTTCCGACTTTTGGGATTATCTTCAAAAACCAGATGTTACCTGTGTATTTATTTCGACCGAAAATGCCAAGGAGCTATACGAACTAGCTTACCGTGCTAAAAACTCCAACTCATTTACAGAATTTGAACGAAAAAGAATTAATGATATAGGTATCTCAACTAAATTTAAAGTCCTGCGTGAAAAATGGCAAAGTTGCTCTCCACAATCAGCATATGAAGCTTTAAGAAAAGTCAAAATTCAAACCGTTGGAGAAGATTTTTTAATTGATTCGATTGAAAATCGTCTTACTACTCTAGTAGAAGAAGACCCCAAGACGATCAGAATTGAATTAGCTGAGTTGATACTTAATAGTACTCGTAAAGAGTTGAATACACATGATATCTGGCATTATCTAAGTCAAAGAGGATATCGTCGTCGCGAATGGGGAAAAGACACGCGTGTTTTAGCTACTGTTGAGAATACAAATCGTCGTTATATTAAAAGACTCAAAGATATTGAGATCGCAGACAATATAATTTCCCGTGATGAAACTCAAACTATTTTGTCTAAACTTCAGTCAAATACTGGAAAAAAGGCAGTATTAGTAACGGGAGAAGCTGGAATTGGTAAAAGTGTGATCATGCTTCAGGTTTTAAAAGCACTGATTGATCTAGGCATTCCTGTATTGTCAATGCGTGTAGATAATCTTAAGCCAGTAGATCATTCTGATGATGTTGGTAAACAGTTAAAGTTACCTGGTTCTCCTACTAATGTCTTAGCCAGTATTGCTAAAGGTAGAGAATGCGTACTTGTAATAGATCAGTTGGATACAGTTAGTTTGGCTTCTGGTCGTCATCCAGATTTTTTTGAGTGCGTCAATGAAATAATTAGACAGACTTTAGTTTATCCTAATATGGGTTTGTTGTTAGCCTGCCGTCAGTTCGATCTGGATAACGATTATAGATTAAAGAAATTAATTGACACTAAGGGTATAGCTGAAACCTTCAATATCAATTATCTCAGTCATGACAAGGTTAGAGAAATAGTTGCTGAGTTGAATTTGGATGCTACAAAACTAAACTCACAACAACTAAATTTACTGTCTGTTCCCCTACATCTATGGTTATTATCGCAAATAGCTTCAGACTCAACTAGTAATTCACTTGAGTTTATTACTGCCAAAGATTTATACGATCGCTTTTGGGATTATAAGCCCAGAAAACTAAATGCAAGGCTTGAACGTAAAATCGAATGGACAAAGATAATCGATCTTATTAGTGATCGCATGAGTGAAAAACAAAGTCTTTCTGTGTCAAAGGCAGTTGTAGATGATTATCAAGCAGATGCTGAAGCTATGGCATCAGAACATATTTTAGTTAAAGATAACAACCGTTATAGATTTTTTCATGACGGTTTCTTTGATTATGCTTTTGCCAGACGTTTTGCTGCTCGTGAAGAAGATATATTAACCCTTTTGTATAGCGATGAACAGCATTTATTTCGCCGTACTCAAGTCAAGCAAATTTTAATTCATGAGAGAGAAAGCGATTTTGATTTCTATCTCGAACATCTTGAGGATTTATTAACCAGTAGTAATATTCGTTTTCATATCAAACAAATAATATTTGCTTGGCTAGGGACATTAAACAACCCCAAAGAAGAAGAATGGGAAATACTTCTCCCGATGCTTGAAGGTGATGGTAGTCTAAATCGTTCAGCTTGGTCAGCAATATGCACCTCTAGTAGTTGGTTCAAACTTTTAGCATCTTTAGGGCTAGTTACTCGATGGCTTAATAGCGGTCAAATTAGAGATGTCAACCGAGCAACATATCTGTTGTGGAATGCTCAAAAAGAAACACCAGAAATAGTAGCCAACTTATTAAACCCCTTAACCAATTCCTCAAAGAAAGGACAAGACTTAATTAATAAGATTATAGATTTTACTTATTTAGGTAATAATCGCCAAATTTTTGATTTATTTTTAAATTTACTCAATCAAAGCTATTATGATGGAAAAAAAGATATTTTTGACCATACTGGCTTAGATTTTTGGTCACAAATACATTCACTACCTAGAAACAATTCTGATTGGGCTTGCGAAGCAATAGGTCATTATTTAGATCGTTATTTGAATTTAAGTATCGCTATTGATCAAGACAACTTATTTGATTATAAAAATAGTATTTTTCCTCACAGTCAAAGTGCAGAAAGCGTCATCCGAGCAAGTGCGAATAGATCTCCTCGCTCTTTTATAAAATACATTTTGCCTTTTGTCTTAAAACAAATAAAACTTACAGTCGATTCTTCAAGTAGCAATCCACCGTGGAAAGATGATGTATGGCGTTACATAAAGTATGACAATTATTACGATTTTGAAGATATTTTATTAAACTGTCTTGAGAAAGCACTTCAAGATCTTGCTATTAAAGAACCGCAAGATTGTAAGGTAATTATTGAACAACAACTTAAGACAAACCAAGATTTTAAAACAATTCAATTTCTTATAGTTCGTGCATATACAGCAAATGGAGCTTATTTTTATGAAGATGCAACTAACTTTCTTTGTCAATCTCCAAGTAGACTAAAAAATGGTTACGATATTAGTAATGGCAACATCCATGCTGCTCCATATTGGGCAACAGGCCAGCTTTTGATTAATATTATTCCTTATTGCTCTGCTTCAGATTTAAATAAACTAAAAAATACGTTATTTAATTATTATCCTGTCTGGAATAAGAGAAAGCAAGAAAGTATTCCTTTAACAACTTACTTACACGATTCTAATTTTTTCTATATTCGAGTTCCAAAGCATTCAACACTCAAGCTATTTCCGCAAACTATAAATTTATTGTATTGGTTATCTTGCTCTCAATATCTTGGATTTCTAAAAAGAAGTGTGGAATATTCTTTACATTTACGAGGATATCCTCAATTTGTTTTAATTGACAGCTTTGTGATTGCAGCAGAATCGCAATTACAGATAATTGCCACTAAAATATTTACTTTAGCTTATTCTTCTAATACTCAATACCACAAAATAGCTTATTTAATTTTACTAAATAATATTCAGCTTTTTGCTTTTGATTCAACTATTGCTCATCGCTGGAGTGAATGGCGACGTAAATTTAAGTCATTAAACCTATTAACAGAAGAACTAGATAATATTGAACCTCCTGAAGCAGTAGAAGCTTTCGTTGTTGGATCTCCAATTAGTCAAGACGTTACAAGCTATATGACTGATGAACAGTGGCTAAACGCAATAAATAAGTATAATGCTGATGGCATAAATTCTAGAAAAAGTGACTTAACTAAAGGCGGTGCATTAGAGTTATCAAGAAATCTGGAAAAATCTGCCGCCAAAGAACCTGTTCGATTTGCACACTTAATCTGGAAACTATCAGATGATTGTCATACTTATTATTTCGACGCAATTTTAAATGGTTTGGCAAATTCAGAAATCAATATCCCGATTAAGTTTTGGAGTGTTCTGATTAATATAGATTGTTTAGCTGGTCTTTTATTTTTATATAGTTTCACCAATGTAGTGACTGCTTCTAGTGTTATCCGAAGATGTCATCAACTCCCTGACAAGCCTTGTGGACGAGCAATTAGCAATTTATGCCAAAAACTAGCTAGTCTGCCTTGGTCTATTGGGGCGATGAATATATTAATTTACTATGCCCTAAATGACTCCGATCCTGAAAAAGAATTCTGGCACAAGACAGAGCCAAACGATACCGTTTACTACGGTGGCGACATATTAACTGCTGGAATAAATTCGGTCAGAGGTTCTGCGGTAGAAGCGATCGCCAGTCTAATTTTTGCTGATAAAACTCGCGGTGCTTATTTTCAATATTCTTTAGAGAAAATAGTAAAAGATAAATCAATTGCTGTAAGAAGTTGTGCTGCTGAAGCTCTCACGGCAATGCTAAATTATGACCGTGATTTGGCTGTTCATTTGTTTTTAAAGCTCTGCGATACAGAAGATGTTTTGCTAGGAATACGTACAGTTGAAAGATTCTTGAGATACTCCACGTATACGCATTTTGAGATTTTAAAATTTCTTTTAGAAAAGATGATACGTTCAAAACAGCCTGACATAATTGAAGTCGGCTCAAGAATCTCTACAATGAGAGCTTTAGAAATGGATGAAGGTCAAGATCTCGCTCATTATTGTCTATCGGCAACCATCACTCATCGAAAGGCTTTAGCTCAAGTTTTCGCAGCAAATTTTAAATCTGCGAACTTTCGTCAATATTGTGTAGATGGACTGATAAAACTATTTAGCGATCTCGAAGAAGATGTTCGCTCTCAAGCTGCCAGATGTTTTTATGAACTTGAAGCTGACGAACTAGAACTCTACGTAAACCTGATACAGAAATTTGTCAATAGTCCTGCATTTAACAATAATTCTGACGCTTTAATCCACGCACTAACCAAAACTACTGCTAAATTGCCTCAAGAAACATATTTAGTTTGCAATCGCTTTATAGAACACTTAAAGACCTTACCTACTGAACAACTGTACTATGTCAGGGATGGAGATCGAATTAGTCAACTGTTAATTAGACTATACAGCCAGCGAAATAAATTGATGAAATCGAAGTGTTTAAACCTAATCGACAGTCTCAGTGAGATGAACATTCATCAGTTAAATCAAGCAGTTAGTAATTATGAGAGATGAAAATGCTAACATTTTCGTCTTATAAAAGTAGATAAAAAAAACATAACTCTTTGACAGTTTGATTTACTGGGTCATATGCTGGAAAGCGAGGTAATTAACTGCTTAAGCAGTTAATTAAGTAACTAGTTAAGTGCTTAATTAATCAAGCACTATTGAGTACTAAAAATTCAAAGTAGAAATAGCAGTTTCTTTCTGCTGCTCCGTCACACCTAGATACCTTTCTAATGCTGCTAAAGTTTTATGACCTGATATTGCCTGTATATGTCGTAGAGGCACACCAGAATCACTCATACGGGTTAATGCAGTGCGTCTAAAGGAGTGGGTCGAGACACCTTCTATTTCTAATTTATAGCAAGCATCACGTAGTATTTTATCTGCACTACCCTTATGAATGCTTCCTTTACCATGTCTGCCTGGAAATAGATGAGGACGAGTGGCCCATAAATTAGTGAGATGATGTTGATTTAAATATTCTTTTAGTTGAGGATGTATTTGAATTTCTCTAGTAGATTGTTTGCCTTTGGTGTTGTAGCTGCGGATTACTAGAACATCTCTTACCCCCTTGATACCTATTACATCGCCACGTAATAAAGTACAAGCTTCATTAATTCTTGCTGCTGCATATAAACACACACCAAAGAGGGCGCGATCGCGGGGTTTGGTGAATCCCTCGTTAAATAGTAGAGTTATTTGAGTCGGGGTCAGGATGGCAGCCCGACCAAACTTGTTCACTTTCATAGAAACAAGTTTACATGATCAAATCGAACGATGATCATCTAATTCTCCTCGATCGTTGTCAGATAAGAGTCATAACTTAAGCTTATACAGACTAGTAAACTGTTTTGGTAAATCTTAAATAGAAATAGTTAATAGATTTAGTGATAGGGGCTATTTTATGCTGGTAAGGTGAAGCCAATCCTAGTTTTTCAACTCACCAGTTGCGATTGTCCTTCGGGACAATCGGGGGAAACTCAGATTTATAGGTTTTTCTTTTGTTTCGCTGCATAGGCTTTGACAAAGCGATCGTCAAATAAATTGCTCAGATCGGGAGCCTGTTGCGCTAAACCTGATTTAACTAAAAAATCGCTGATTTTCTGCGCTGAAAACTGCAATGACGTGACATCTTGACCAGGTTCAAATGCCTTGATGTTGTCTTCTACTGAAAAGATGGTCGTACCATCGGCATAATCTTCGTATTCGGCGAGGGTTACATTTGCTTTTTTCGCCATGATTTTATTGGCTTGTTCTGGATTTTGCTTAAGGCGATCGAGGGTGGCAAACCAAGAATTGACTGTAGCCTGTACCTGTTCGGGATTTTCTTCGACAAACTGGCGCGAAAAGACTAAATGATCGGAGATTGCTCCAGGAAAGTCTTTGGAACTAAATAATTCTTTGCTGCCAGGTCGTTTTAGAGCTTGAGTGGTAAAAGGAGCAAATACGGCAACGGCATCAACTTGACCACCAACAAAAGCTGTAGCTGCTTGACCTGTTTCTAAAGGTACAAACTCAATATCTGCTGCGGATAAACCTTCTTTTTCTAGCCCGAGTAATAATAAATAATGATCGACTGTCCCTTCTTCAGCAGCAATCTTTTTCCCTTTGAGATCGGCAACACTATTGATTCCTTCACTGACAATAATTTTGTCGTTACCAGTAGAGTTATCGTTGACTAAAACTATAGCTAAATCTGCACCGCCAGAAGCACTGCTAATCGTGTCGTTTAAGGTTTGACTATTGGCATCAATTTGTCCTGTGGTTAAAGCACTGATGGATTCTAAATAACCATCAAACCATTTAAGCTCCACTGAGGCATTGTTGGCTTTAAAAATCCCTGATTCTTGGGTGACTTGCCAAGGAAACCAACCAGGCCAAGCACTATAGCCTAAAGTAAGGGCAGCCTCACCTGTAGCAGTGGGGGAATTGGTATCAGTAGTTGTTTTAATCGAGGTAGCTGGATTACACCCAACAACAACACTTGCGCTAAGGACAAAAATTACTAAAAGAAAATTTATTAAAGATCGAGCTAAAAATGATGTCAAGCAGGGTCACACCCCCCTCGCTCTCTTTCTAGTTCTAGATTGGTCGCCAGGAGAATCGGAATTTGTGGGTTTCGGTTTCTTGCTTTGTAATCGTGCAAGATTTACCGCAGCAATATCAGTAAAATAAGATTCTTTGGTTTGACTAATGTTAGTTCCCAGATCGAGCCACTCATTTTCTATATATTGAGCTGTTAAATATTCTTGAGGGTCGATCTTATTTTGATAAGTGATAATTTTAGTTTTTGAATCAAATTTAACTACCGAATTGCCATTTTCCACTATCTTGTTCTGATTGAGTTTGAGATAGTCGATCAAAATTGGAGCAATCTTTTTTACCCTGTCTTGCTGCTGGTTATTAGGGGATAAAACTAAATCTAAACTTAAGAGCTGCTTTCGATTATATTTGAGTAACTCAAGAGCAAAGTTCTTTGCCTCTTGAGTAAGACGCTCACTGGGTATTTTGGCAAAGACTCGTTCAATTTGCCTAAAATCAAGCTGTTGCAATTTATTTAACCAGATCTTAGCTGCTTGAGGACGTATTGTAGCAGCCTGTCTAAATACTTCTATCCCGCTTATCTCTTCACCTCGATCGCTAAAGGTTGACGCTCCCCGACCGTCGCGGACGGGGATTCCTAAGAGATAGTTATTCTTAGAGGGTTAGCCAAAAACCCGCTAGACACTCGCTGGAAATCCAGTCTGTGCTTACTTTTAACTAAAATATTAGCACTGCCATTAATATCTGCTGAGACTAAATGTTTATCCTTTGTTTTATACAATCCACGCTTAACCCTCCTTCCAGAGAATTTATTCTTTGTGGGGTTGTCGGCATTATAAAAGGGTATTGTGTCTTGGTCGTAAAAACTAGCTTTAGAAGTATAGCTCTCCTCTTGTTCAAGATATTCAATTCCGTATCTAAAACACAGCGCTTTAAGCTTGCTTCTCAGTTGCCAAAAGGGTATTTGAACAAAGTTTTGATTGTTAGACTTACCAATATTGATTTCCTGTTTAATGCCTGGATTGTAACCAACTATCAGTTTACCTATTTGATATTCAAGGCAATGGTTAATTATCAATCTAGTAGCCTTGTTCAAATAGTCTCTGACACAGTTACTACGCCATTGATTCAGTCTTGCTTGTTTGTTGGTCAACGATTTAATACCTTGCTTATCTTTAGCAGATTGGAGTTGTGCATTGCGTTTGTTGTACCACTGATTAATACTTTTAAGTCGTTTTCCATCAATCAAAAATTGATGCCCATCAGTATCGATACAACCACACAGATTATCAACTCCCAAGTCAATAGCAATAGCTTTACTGGAATCAACAGATGCTTCTATTTTTTCGTCTTCAAAAATATATTCAACCTCAAACCAACGAGCCGAGTATTTTGGATGTATTCGTACCTCCTTAATTTTTTTATTTTTCAGCCTTTCTGGAAGTTGGATCTTTACCTCGCCATATTCCTCTTTAAACTCACGAGACATGGGTACTGCAAAATACCCATCCTTGAGTCTAATACGAGGAATAATCAAAGGGAAATATCCCTCTTTTGGCAAATAGTTAGGCAGTTTAGGTCTTTGGTCACAGCGTCCAATAGATATTGCTTTGAGCAGTCCCAAGAAAGACCTTATACTTCTATCCACCACTTTTATAGTCTGTTGAGCAATGTCGGTATTAAGCAACCGATAGTTTTCATTCGACTTGCACAAGTGGTAATTAGATTCATACGTCAGACGTTTTCTTTCATTAAAGAAATATTGTCTACATTCATACAACGCCACGTTAAAAAGATTCTTACTCAAACGACACAAAGCAGACATAGCTTTAAATTCCTGTCGGCTAAGTCTTCTGAGTTGATTTTTTTGAGTAGCGTACATATCCAAAGTAATTCGCTGTATTTACAGTATATAGCGAATTAGTTTAAAAGTAAAGCCGTCCTAGAAGGACGAGGTTTCTAACCCAAATTTCTGATGATCGAATACAGGCGAAAGATAAAATTGCCCACTAGACTGTCTGACAATATCTAAATTTCGGTCATGAC from Pleurocapsa minor HA4230-MV1 includes the following:
- a CDS encoding transposase codes for the protein MLLGFKTKLKLNNKQRTQMAKHAGVARHAWNWGLRLTKQILDNNRDNPKEKIKFPSAIDLHKWLVTMVKPEYPWYYESSKCAPQFALKQLREAWARAFKKVSKPPRFKKKGRNDSFTLDGTIKVVDHFKVQLPKIGVVKTYERLPYGYKPKSVTVTRKADSWYISYKIEVEPESTFKSVDVVGVDLGVKTLAYLSTGFSFNSPMPYRCYFKRLARLQWLNRNKKIGSNNWKRAQLKIAKLHAKIANIRKDTLHKLTTYLAKNHSQIVIEDLNVSGMLKNGKLAKAIADMGFYEFRRQLEYKCQLYGSKLIIADRWFPSSKTCSNCNWHNPELKLSNRWFLCVGCGSFIDRDWNASINLSRWSHRQTQACG
- a CDS encoding type II toxin-antitoxin system HicB family antitoxin; translation: MSVKYELIIYWSESDQAFIVEVPELPGCMADGQTYVEAVTNAEVVIQEWIETAQELGRDIPTPKGLVNS
- a CDS encoding type I restriction-modification system subunit M; amino-acid sequence: MITGEIKSKVDKLWTTFWNNGISNPLSVIEQISYLLFIKRLDDLELAKERRAQRLGQPVENPIFSEEQQRSRWSHFKNLTDAEEMLKIVRDEAFPFIKNLGGTVVETAYARHMKDAVFLIANPALLTNVVTQIEQIPMEDRDTKGDLYEYMLSKLTTAGTNGQFRTPRHIIKMIVDLMNPGAREIICDPACGTGGFLVAAAEYLRDLKDSDGNLVLNAPGNREHFNSDMFHGFDFDGTMLRIGSMNLMLHGIEDPKIEARDSLADAYSEIKEAFTMILANPPFKGSVEKSTIAKDLTKVISTTKTELLFLPLFLRLLKIGGRSAVIVPDGVLFGSSNAHKSIRKTLIENHKLDGVISMPSGVFKPYAGVSTAVIIFTKVGVEKDGTDYVWFYDMKADGLSLDDKRQPIEENDIPDLLDKWHNRDPKQKTNRKSKAFFVPKKEIKDNGYDLSINRYKEIEYEEVKYEPPKVILGKLRSLEAEISSDLDALEKMLG
- a CDS encoding ParA family protein produces the protein MIVTVASFKGGVGKSTTSIHLASYFSQEGKNNVLLLDGDANRSVSNWAERGKLPFLVADERHAAKYSRDADHIIIDTAARPNEEDLKTLAEGCDLLILPCVPDVLSLEAMMLTVEALKKLNSDSYKVLLSIVPPKPNRDGDEARKSLLKADLPLFDSSIRRFQAYKKAALLGVSVDKVNDSKSKIAWKDYQDVGREIEELF
- a CDS encoding site-specific integrase, translating into MKVNKFGRAAILTPTQITLLFNEGFTKPRDRALFGVCLYAAARINEACTLLRGDVIGIKGVRDVLVIRSYNTKGKQSTREIQIHPQLKEYLNQHHLTNLWATRPHLFPGRHGKGSIHKGSADKILRDACYKLEIEGVSTHSFRRTALTRMSDSGVPLRHIQAISGHKTLAALERYLGVTEQQKETAISTLNF
- a CDS encoding ABC transporter substrate-binding protein, with the translated sequence MTSFLARSLINFLLVIFVLSASVVVGCNPATSIKTTTDTNSPTATGEAALTLGYSAWPGWFPWQVTQESGIFKANNASVELKWFDGYLESISALTTGQIDANSQTLNDTISSASGGADLAIVLVNDNSTGNDKIIVSEGINSVADLKGKKIAAEEGTVDHYLLLLGLEKEGLSAADIEFVPLETGQAATAFVGGQVDAVAVFAPFTTQALKRPGSKELFSSKDFPGAISDHLVFSRQFVEENPEQVQATVNSWFATLDRLKQNPEQANKIMAKKANVTLAEYEDYADGTTIFSVEDNIKAFEPGQDVTSLQFSAQKISDFLVKSGLAQQAPDLSNLFDDRFVKAYAAKQKKNL